In Campylobacter concisus, a single window of DNA contains:
- a CDS encoding uracil-xanthine permease family protein yields MQRYEGYKFDPKQSLIGVQFLFVAFGALVLVPILTGLDANVALFTAGLGTLLFQIITRKNVPPIFLASSFAFIAPLQYGIEKWGIAVTMGGVIFAGFFYVVLSLVVRFGGEKILHKILPPVVVGPVIMTIGLILAPNAVKMATSATEIYTQNEAMIVAGISLVATILVMMLGRGMFRLIPILLGIITGYIVAYCFGMVDFTPIFNAPWFRMPNFTTPKFEFEAIIYMIPIAIAPAIEHIGDMLAISNVTKEDFLKNPGLKNTLLGDGLATSLAAFFGGPPNTTYSEVTGAVSLTKAYNPAIMTFAAITAIVLAFVGKLGAVLSTIPAPVIGGIMLLLFGIIASVGMETLIKNKVDLADPRNMIIVALIFIFAIGGMVLDLGAVKFSGIGLGAVTGIVLNLLLPKTKHYEGY; encoded by the coding sequence ATGCAAAGGTATGAGGGTTATAAATTTGACCCCAAACAAAGCTTAATTGGTGTTCAGTTTTTATTTGTTGCTTTTGGTGCACTAGTATTAGTGCCTATACTTACGGGATTAGATGCAAACGTAGCTCTCTTTACGGCCGGTCTTGGCACGCTACTTTTTCAGATAATTACTAGAAAAAATGTTCCCCCTATTTTTTTAGCAAGCTCCTTTGCTTTTATCGCGCCACTTCAGTATGGTATCGAAAAATGGGGCATAGCCGTGACGATGGGAGGCGTTATATTTGCTGGATTTTTCTACGTTGTTTTAAGCCTCGTGGTCCGATTTGGCGGAGAGAAAATTTTGCATAAAATTTTGCCTCCAGTTGTCGTTGGCCCTGTCATCATGACCATAGGCCTGATACTTGCTCCAAATGCCGTCAAAATGGCAACATCAGCCACTGAAATTTATACTCAAAATGAGGCGATGATCGTCGCTGGCATTTCGCTAGTGGCTACTATTTTAGTGATGATGCTTGGACGTGGCATGTTTAGGCTTATACCTATTTTGCTTGGTATTATCACCGGATACATCGTAGCTTACTGCTTTGGCATGGTTGATTTTACCCCTATCTTTAATGCACCTTGGTTTAGAATGCCAAATTTCACTACACCAAAATTTGAGTTTGAAGCGATCATTTATATGATACCTATCGCCATAGCTCCAGCGATCGAGCACATAGGCGATATGCTTGCTATCTCAAATGTCACAAAAGAGGATTTTCTAAAAAACCCAGGCCTTAAAAATACGCTCCTTGGAGATGGACTTGCCACTTCGCTTGCTGCTTTTTTTGGCGGTCCGCCAAACACTACATACTCAGAGGTCACAGGCGCAGTTAGCCTTACAAAAGCTTATAATCCAGCAATCATGACCTTTGCAGCGATTACTGCTATCGTGCTAGCCTTCGTTGGCAAGCTAGGAGCTGTGCTTTCAACCATTCCAGCTCCAGTCATCGGCGGTATCATGCTACTACTTTTTGGCATCATTGCAAGCGTTGGCATGGAGACACTTATAAAAAATAAAGTCGATCTTGCAGACCCTAGAAATATGATAATCGTAGCTCTCATATTTATCTTTGCCATAGGTGGCATGGTGCTTGACCTTGGAGCGGTTAAATTTTCAGGCATAGGGCTTGGCGCAGTTACTGGTATAGTTTTAAATTTGCTTTTACCAAAGACAAAGCATTACGAAGGATACTAA
- the dxr gene encoding 1-deoxy-D-xylulose-5-phosphate reductoisomerase: protein MVALVVILGSTGSIGKNALNLCEKFGVEVEALSCAKNVDLLNEQILKFKPKFVCVGDEKLVKNVKNVEAKNIFFGEAGLLQMLEISSSKKVINALVGFAGLAPSLKTQTLGKRLALANKESLVVGGKFLKTREILPIDSEHFGLKFLLENKTAPKRLIITASGGAFYKKPIKFLKDATPSDALKHPNWDMGAKITIDSATMANKLFEVMEAYWLYGIKEIEAVIEPTSAIHAVVEFIDGSSTMHLSRPDMKLAIAHAMFENINENIVSHANLLDLKNIKFHKISHKKYPVFSLKDEVLASPDLGVVINAANEIGVFSFLEQKCSFLDISRLILGSVKKFRNLKINDQDEIFEVDKEVRNYAKRMLNAKV, encoded by the coding sequence TTGGTCGCTCTCGTGGTAATACTTGGCTCAACTGGCTCAATCGGCAAAAACGCCCTTAATCTTTGCGAAAAATTTGGCGTAGAGGTTGAGGCGTTAAGCTGCGCTAAAAATGTAGATTTACTAAATGAGCAAATTTTAAAATTTAAACCAAAATTTGTCTGCGTAGGCGATGAAAAGCTAGTTAAAAATGTAAAAAACGTAGAAGCTAAAAATATCTTTTTTGGCGAGGCTGGACTGCTACAAATGCTAGAAATTTCAAGCTCAAAAAAGGTAATAAACGCCCTTGTTGGCTTTGCTGGCCTTGCTCCTAGTTTAAAGACACAAACTCTTGGCAAAAGGCTTGCCCTTGCAAACAAAGAGAGTCTTGTTGTTGGCGGCAAATTTCTAAAGACTAGAGAGATTTTGCCGATTGATAGCGAGCATTTTGGACTTAAATTTCTACTTGAAAATAAAACTGCACCAAAAAGACTCATCATCACAGCAAGTGGTGGCGCGTTTTATAAAAAGCCGATCAAATTTCTAAAAGACGCCACGCCAAGTGACGCACTAAAACACCCAAACTGGGATATGGGCGCAAAGATCACGATTGATAGTGCGACGATGGCAAATAAGCTTTTTGAGGTGATGGAAGCTTACTGGCTTTATGGCATCAAGGAGATCGAGGCTGTGATAGAGCCAACTTCTGCGATACACGCCGTAGTTGAATTTATAGATGGCTCAAGCACGATGCACCTCTCGCGACCTGACATGAAGCTAGCTATCGCTCATGCTATGTTTGAAAATATCAATGAAAATATTGTCTCACATGCAAATTTACTTGATCTTAAAAACATTAAATTTCATAAAATCAGTCATAAAAAATACCCGGTCTTTTCGCTAAAAGATGAAGTTCTAGCAAGCCCTGATCTAGGCGTAGTGATAAATGCAGCAAACGAGATTGGAGTATTTAGCTTTTTAGAGCAAAAATGCTCATTTTTGGATATCTCAAGGCTGATTTTAGGCTCAGTGAAAAAATTTAGAAATTTAAAGATCAATGATCAAGATGAAATTTTTGAAGTTGATAAAGAAGTTAGAAATTACGCAAAAAGGATGTTAAATGCAAAGGTATGA
- a CDS encoding phosphatidate cytidylyltransferase gives MQSRIITGVLMFVAILVVFFIDNYILNFILLGAVLYFAFNESLKLYNIDHKQLVFAALAFYVLTYFTNPIFIAILAIMLVASILAHIKSENLKLVAPFVYPTTPIFMMWMLYSEYGVGYLVWLILSVVASDSGAFFVGKMFGKHPFSPSSPNKTIEGAAGGVAIGTVIGCIVGNFVTEGFFQILFSSFLVCVFAVWGDLFESYLKRLCGVKDSGSLFPGHGGMLDRIDGYLFGVVALLWSLSW, from the coding sequence ATTGATAATTATATTTTAAATTTTATCTTGCTCGGCGCTGTGCTTTATTTTGCATTTAATGAGTCGCTCAAGCTTTATAATATCGATCACAAACAGCTAGTTTTTGCCGCACTTGCTTTTTACGTGCTTACATATTTTACAAATCCAATTTTCATAGCGATCCTTGCTATCATGCTGGTTGCTTCGATCCTAGCTCACATAAAAAGTGAAAATTTAAAGCTAGTCGCACCTTTTGTCTATCCAACCACGCCGATCTTTATGATGTGGATGCTTTACTCAGAGTATGGCGTAGGCTATCTCGTATGGCTTATTTTAAGCGTAGTTGCAAGCGATAGTGGTGCATTTTTTGTTGGCAAAATGTTTGGCAAACATCCATTTAGCCCAAGCTCACCAAACAAAACAATAGAAGGCGCAGCAGGCGGCGTAGCAATAGGCACAGTAATTGGTTGCATCGTTGGAAATTTTGTCACCGAAGGATTTTTCCAAATTTTATTCTCAAGCTTTTTGGTCTGCGTGTTTGCGGTTTGGGGAGATTTGTTTGAGAGTTACCTAAAAAGACTTTGCGGCGTCAAAGATAGTGGTTCGCTCTTCCCAGGACACGGTGGCATGCTTGATAGGATAGATGGCTATTTATTTGGCGTAGTCGCCCTACTTTGGTCGCTCTCGTGGTAA